GTGCGCTCACGCCATGCTTCACGCCACAACTGATCAAGGTTTTCCAAGTAAGCAATCACCAACGCATCCTTGGAGCCAAAGAGTGAATACAGACTCGCCTTCGCCACATCTGCTTCACGAAGAATACGATCAATTCCGATTACTCGGATACCTTCCGTGGTGAACAGATTGGTTGCGCTATCGAGGAGACGCTGGCGGGGGCTTGGTCGATTGCGACGACGGTTTGCCCCGGCACTTGTTTTAGTTTTGCCTGAAGCGCTAGCAGCCACGTTCGGCCACGTCCTTTCGGGTAGATCTTTTAGTTGCCTACAACCAATATAGACAAACCGGTTCGTATAGTTTTAATCTACAGGCGAGTCTAGCCGGTTTTCTACCCCGAAACATACAAAAGACCTGTTGATACTTGAAAATATCAACAGGTCTGAAGAAGTTAAGATCGCTTTACTTTTTTCGAGTAAAGAACTGCACGATAGTCAACAAGATCACCGCACCGATCAGACATGTAATGAAGCTGAAGATCAGTCCGCCTCCGGCAACATCAACGCCAAAGACTCCAAGCAGCCAGCCGCCAAGCAGACCACCAATGATACCGACAACAATGTTTAGGAAGAGTCCCTGCTGGGCATCGGTGCCTTTAATTTTGGAGGCGATCCAACCAGCCAAACCGCCAATGACGATCCATGAAATCCAACCAAGGGTTAGCATTTGGTTCTCCTTTTCTTTCGGTCAATGTCCCCAAGTCTAATTGCATATTGATTTAAGGGTCGAACTTATTTCAATTATTCATTAGATCGTTATTAAACGTTAATAAGTCAGTATTAGCTTGCGGCTCTCGCTGCACTTGTCTTTCTACTTGCTCCCTGATGGGGCAGAGATGGGGTTTGGTAACGCATTTTAGACAAAAAATAACCCACCTATTTGAGGATCTATCGTTTCCAATAGACTAGCCTCGGTGGGTCCAATTATCTTCACTTTGTAGTTGATGATCACTAAAGTGCAAACTATCAAAAGTAGTGTCAGGAAAACAATGCAGAATTCGGTAGCATTTTGGGATCCGCTAAATAAAAACTCAGTGTCTTCCGAGCAAAAGCTCTTGTTGGACTCCAATGAAGTCTTGAGCCCTAAAAAAACTCGACGCACAACAAAACGCCCCGGCTTCCTTATCAACTAAAGAAACAGGGGCGCTAGGGAGCAAGTTACTTCTTCTCAGGTGGGCGAACCACCATCATTGGGCACGGTGCCGATTGCAGCAGCGCGCGTGAGGTGGAACCAAGAAGCATTCCCTTGAATCCGCCTCGTCCGTGAGAACCGACAACCAGAAGCTGTGCGTTTTCAGAGGCTTCTGCAAGTGCACGAACCGGACGATCACGGGTGATGATCTTCTTCACCGTCACACTTGGGTACTTCTCCACCAGCGGAGCGAGGCGTTCGATCAGCATGTCAGTTTGCTGACGTTCCACTTCATCCCACTGCTGCTGTGCGGCTGCAAGTCCAGCGAGTGATGCCTGAACCTGCATATCCATCCAGGTGTGCACTGCTACGAGTTCAGCGCCACGTGCTTCAGCTTCTGCGAAAGCGTACTCGGTTGCCTGTTGGGAGACTTCAGAGCCATCCACACCGACGACGACTGGGCCGTACTTGGTGTTTTCGTTGACTGCGCTGTCTTCGCGGACGACAACAACTGGGCACTTTGCGTGGCTGACCACAGCGCCAGAAACAGATCCCATGACCATTCCGGAAAGTCCGCCGAGACCGCGGGAGCCCATGACAATCATTGTGACATCGGGCGACATTTCCAGCAGCATATCGATGGGGCTGCCTTCGGCGATGGTGTGCCCAATCTTGATGTCTGGTGCAACCTCGTGGGCAATATCGCGGGCTTCGTTGACCTTTTCCAGAGATTCAGCCTGGAGATCATCAAAGAGCTCTTGCGGTGGAACCATTCCCTCTGCGTAGAGGAACTGAGGCATGGTGTAGCTGGAAGCCAAGCGAAGTGGAATGCCACGTTTGTTGGCGGTATTTGCAGCCCACCGAACAGCTTGTTTTGAGGCGTCCGAGCCGTCTACTGCTACAACGACGATGTCTTCAATGCTCATGTCGGTCGACCTTTCATTGATTGGTGAATCCTGCGTTACAGTTTGTGGAAACTCATGATCTCTAACACTTTTCAGTGTAGCGCGTATAGCCGATCAGCACAGGTGGTTAGTACCAGTATTTTTGAGGCTTTGGACACTATTGGTCAGATGCGTTCCATGCTGTTCCAAGTGCAGCGATGGAGCGGAACCTGACCTGCGGATCAAATGAATACGTAACTGTAATGATCTCATCTAACTTGTATCGATCGGCGAACTCTTGCAGCTGTAATACCACCGATTCAGCCGTTCCAATGAAAGTCATTTCCAATGAATCTTCGATGTGTTTCCACACCATAGGATCGAGTTTCTCCTGCAAATTTCGCACCGGTGGTGCAAGTTTTCCGCGAGAATTGGTCACGATTCCGGCGAACATTTGATGCAGAGTAGAAATTTGGAATTCGGCTTCTTCTTGTGTGTCGCACACCAAAACATTGGCTGCTGCCATGACATAAGGATGCACTGCTCGTTCACGATAGGACGCAATCGCAGGTCCCATCTGGAAGGGCGCAAAATGACTCGCAAAAGCAAAAGGTAGATCCAGTTGAGCAGCCATGGCAGCACCATTGAGCGAGGAGCCCAGCATAAATAGCGGCACAT
Above is a genomic segment from Corynebacterium suranareeae containing:
- a CDS encoding GlsB/YeaQ/YmgE family stress response membrane protein, translating into MLTLGWISWIVIGGLAGWIASKIKGTDAQQGLFLNIVVGIIGGLLGGWLLGVFGVDVAGGGLIFSFITCLIGAVILLTIVQFFTRKK
- a CDS encoding universal stress protein — protein: MSIEDIVVVAVDGSDASKQAVRWAANTANKRGIPLRLASSYTMPQFLYAEGMVPPQELFDDLQAESLEKVNEARDIAHEVAPDIKIGHTIAEGSPIDMLLEMSPDVTMIVMGSRGLGGLSGMVMGSVSGAVVSHAKCPVVVVREDSAVNENTKYGPVVVGVDGSEVSQQATEYAFAEAEARGAELVAVHTWMDMQVQASLAGLAAAQQQWDEVERQQTDMLIERLAPLVEKYPSVTVKKIITRDRPVRALAEASENAQLLVVGSHGRGGFKGMLLGSTSRALLQSAPCPMMVVRPPEKK
- a CDS encoding LLM class flavin-dependent oxidoreductase, coding for MSSVVGTGQKARLSVLDLVALSEGMTAGEAIAHTVQAAQIAEEHDYARFWVAEHHNSESLASSATTLLMGHIAGHTSRIRVGSGGIMLPNHSALHVAEELGTLDAMYPGRIEAGLGRAPGTDPGTARELGRASSLVDDVLSTIVTLQNYLDSPDKRPNIIAHPGINSHVPLFMLGSSLNGAAMAAQLDLPFAFASHFAPFQMGPAIASYRERAVHPYVMAAANVLVCDTQEEAEFQISTLHQMFAGIVTNSRGKLAPPVRNLQEKLDPMVWKHIEDSLEMTFIGTAESVVLQLQEFADRYKLDEIITVTYSFDPQVRFRSIAALGTAWNASDQ